A window of Rhodococcus sp. SGAir0479 contains these coding sequences:
- a CDS encoding enoyl-CoA hydratase/isomerase family protein — protein MSPIRVAVSDGVAILTLDRPRHRNAFNGEMGRRLGELYRRFDEDDDVRVLVLTGTPPAFCAGADLTPGPDTFASPTDADFTASPVHPPAFDLRKPVIAAVNGHAIGIGLTLAMQADIRIVAADAKYAIPQVRRGVVPDAMSHWTVPRAAGSAAAADILLTGRTFDGAEAVRLGIASRSLPADEVLPAAVTTARDIAVHTSPMSVALSKRLLWDTLRHGFTPGQVAEYETVLHHRVMGTADSAEGVRAFVERREPRWTAHVGRDWKELPWE, from the coding sequence GTGAGCCCGATCCGCGTGGCGGTCTCCGACGGCGTCGCGATCCTCACGCTCGATCGCCCCCGACACCGCAACGCGTTCAACGGCGAGATGGGCCGACGACTGGGCGAGCTCTATCGGCGATTCGACGAGGACGACGACGTCCGGGTGCTCGTCCTGACCGGGACACCGCCGGCCTTCTGCGCCGGTGCGGACCTGACCCCCGGACCCGACACCTTCGCGTCGCCCACCGACGCCGACTTCACAGCCTCTCCGGTGCACCCGCCGGCATTCGACCTGCGCAAGCCGGTGATCGCGGCGGTGAACGGCCACGCGATCGGCATCGGGCTGACGTTGGCGATGCAGGCCGACATCCGCATCGTGGCGGCGGACGCCAAGTACGCGATTCCGCAGGTGCGGCGGGGCGTGGTCCCGGATGCGATGTCGCACTGGACCGTTCCTCGCGCAGCGGGTAGCGCGGCGGCCGCGGACATTCTCCTCACCGGGCGCACGTTCGACGGCGCCGAGGCGGTACGTCTCGGCATCGCGAGTCGCAGCCTGCCGGCCGACGAGGTGCTGCCGGCCGCAGTGACGACGGCCCGCGACATCGCGGTGCACACCTCGCCGATGTCGGTGGCCCTGAGCAAGCGCCTGCTGTGGGACACACTCCGGCACGGGTTCACCCCCGGCCAGGTCGCGGAGTACGAGACCGTACTGCATCACCGCGTGATGGGGACGGCGGACTCGGCCGAGGGAGTGCGGGCCTTCGTCGAGCGCAGAGAGCCGCGATGGACGGCCCACGTCGGACGTGACTGGAAGGAACTGCCATGGGAATGA